One Stratiformator vulcanicus genomic window, CATCTTTGGCGATATCGACGGTGCGGTCGATTTCCCACAGATTCGCCGTATCAATTTTGTCCTGCACAACGGCCTGTTCCTCGAGCAACGCCTCCATCTCTTCGGGCGACATCTCCTCGCCGAGCTTCATGTTGATTTCGTTGAATCGCTCCAGAATCGCATTGGCTTCGGCGACCCCCTCGGCGATCGACTCCTCGACAGTCTGGTCGGGATTCAGCTTCGGCTCCTGATGGAAGAAGCCGATCTTCACGCCTTTGGCCGGTTCGGCCTTCCCCATGAAGTCCTTGTCATCACCGGACATAATTCTCAGCAGCGTACTCTTGCCGGTCCCGTTCTTGCCGAGGACGCCGATCTTCGCACCGGGATAGAACGCCAGCCACACGTCGCTGAGCACTTCCGTCTCATCGTGAATCTTCGTGAGGCTTTCGATTGTGAAAATGTAATTCTGACCCATGATTTCCGTATAAACTCGACGAAATGTGTTTGAATTATTCCCGTTTAGCCGCGACCGCCAGGGATCACTCCGTCTACTCGTCGCCGAGCATTCCGAACAGCAATCGCAGATACGTCGCCGCCTCCGCCGCAATACCCGGGTGCGTGCTCTCGCGGGGACCGGCGATATTCAGAGCCGCGATTCTATTAGCTTTTACCCACCCGGCAACCTGACCGGCCGGCGGCGGGGCCGAAAGATCGACGAGCCGCACCGGCTTGTGCCGTTCCATCGCGAACTTCGCCGTCAGAAAGGTACCGCCCGAGACAACCCCGCGAAACAGAATCAGCGTCCCGTCAGAGTCCCGCACGTTGAGCTTCGTCCGCACCGCATAGTCGGGCGATTCAGTCTCCGTCAGCGGATACCGCTCACCGAGGACACCATCCTCCGCCCGTCGCCCGCGCGGACACCAACCCCGACAGGCAAGCCGCAACTCGAGGGCGACATCAAGTGCCGCCCGATCGACCCCGGTCTGCCCGCCGGAGATGATGGTGAGGGAGGAGATTTGCATCCCGGAAGAATAGCAATCGACGGACAGCCCAGCCCACCCGGGCCGGGTGCCGCACGTGCGAGCGGTGTGGATGAGCTAGATTACATTCGATTGCGGTTCGTCGATCAAACGGCGGCTTTTCGCTCAATCGCCTATCATTGCTCCTCGTCGCTTTGTGACCCGGCCCGAGATCAAGCAACCGGCCAATCTGGTTTGTATTAGTCAGTGAGCGACAAATTCGGTTCCGTAGAATTTGCACGAGCGATTTCCAGCCAAGCCTTTCGGAGTGCAAAGACGACCAATCCAAATCCGACCCACTCACAAAACTGAAGAAGCAGGAAGGTGATGAAATACTTTTGGTTTGCGAAGTCGCCCCCGCCTAATTCGCCG contains:
- a CDS encoding putative molybdenum carrier protein; this encodes MQISSLTIISGGQTGVDRAALDVALELRLACRGWCPRGRRAEDGVLGERYPLTETESPDYAVRTKLNVRDSDGTLILFRGVVSGGTFLTAKFAMERHKPVRLVDLSAPPPAGQVAGWVKANRIAALNIAGPRESTHPGIAAEAATYLRLLFGMLGDE